The following proteins come from a genomic window of Nocardioides albertanoniae:
- a CDS encoding DegV family protein, translated as MARVAIVTDSTAMLPSDLGDAAALITSVPLQVIVDGTSYDDGVDETSPAALLAALAAHKTVTTSRPSPALLAETYAKLAAEGFDEIVSIHLSAELSATCESSMLAAREAPVPVLTVDTRLVGPGVGFAVLAAAAVAARGGSATDARDAALGHVAASGSYFYVDTLEYLRRGGRIGAAAALLGTALAVKPLLTIEDGRVVPHARVRTAERAIARLQALGIEAADGEESVEVVVGHLGSPDRADAMAEGLASELGGKVNGDVRVGELGAVLGAHVGPGCVTVTVGPAL; from the coding sequence ATGGCCCGGGTAGCGATCGTGACCGACTCGACCGCGATGCTTCCATCCGATCTCGGGGATGCCGCGGCGCTGATCACGTCGGTGCCGCTGCAGGTGATCGTGGATGGGACGTCGTACGACGACGGGGTGGACGAGACGTCGCCGGCCGCGTTGCTGGCCGCGCTGGCGGCGCACAAGACGGTGACGACCTCGCGGCCGTCGCCGGCGCTGCTGGCCGAGACGTACGCGAAGCTGGCGGCCGAGGGATTCGACGAGATCGTCTCGATCCACCTCTCCGCCGAGCTGAGCGCGACGTGCGAGTCCTCCATGCTGGCGGCGCGGGAGGCGCCGGTGCCGGTGCTGACCGTCGACACCCGGCTGGTCGGGCCCGGGGTCGGGTTCGCCGTGCTGGCCGCTGCCGCGGTGGCCGCCCGCGGTGGGAGTGCGACCGACGCGCGTGATGCCGCGCTGGGTCACGTCGCCGCGAGCGGCTCCTACTTCTACGTCGACACCTTGGAGTATCTGCGACGCGGCGGTCGCATCGGTGCCGCCGCGGCGCTCCTCGGGACGGCGCTGGCGGTCAAGCCGTTGCTCACGATCGAGGACGGGCGAGTCGTGCCGCACGCGCGCGTGCGCACGGCCGAGCGGGCGATCGCCCGGTTGCAGGCGCTCGGCATCGAGGCCGCCGACGGCGAGGAGTCCGTCGAGGTCGTCGTCGGCCATCTGGGCAGCCCCGACCGGGCCGATGCGATGGCGGAGGGGCTCGCCAGCGAGCTGGGCGGCAAGGTCAACGGCGACGTACGTGTGGGGGAGCTGGGTGCCGTCCTCGGAGCGCATGTCGGTCCGGGGTGTGTGACCGTCACGGTCGGTCCGGCGCTCTGA
- a CDS encoding lysophospholipid acyltransferase family protein produces MWFWLLKWVLLGPVVRWYARPTVVGDLPKDGPVIVAANHLTEIDSFVLCLVLIRKPRFVAKSEYFEGGGLRGRAERWLMKVTGQIPVDRSGGDAAAVALDAAERVLRDGGVWAIYPEGTRSPDGRLHRGHTGAMRVAQRVPEAKVVPVGIVGTRAVDVPGRNGWRRGRVRVTIGGTLDVPRADCREATDALMDAIGALSGQERVDRYSHRSGA; encoded by the coding sequence ATGTGGTTCTGGCTGTTGAAGTGGGTGCTGCTGGGCCCGGTGGTGAGGTGGTACGCGCGGCCGACCGTGGTCGGCGACCTGCCGAAGGACGGGCCGGTGATCGTCGCTGCGAACCATCTGACCGAGATCGACTCGTTCGTGCTGTGTCTCGTGCTGATCAGGAAGCCCAGGTTCGTGGCGAAGAGCGAGTACTTCGAGGGTGGTGGTCTGCGTGGCCGAGCCGAGCGCTGGCTGATGAAGGTGACCGGGCAGATCCCGGTGGACCGTAGCGGTGGCGACGCGGCCGCGGTCGCACTCGACGCGGCGGAGCGGGTGCTGCGTGACGGCGGGGTGTGGGCGATCTATCCGGAGGGGACCAGATCGCCCGACGGACGGTTGCATCGCGGTCACACCGGTGCGATGCGGGTGGCTCAGCGGGTGCCGGAGGCGAAGGTGGTGCCGGTCGGGATCGTGGGCACCCGGGCCGTCGACGTACCTGGCCGGAACGGGTGGCGGCGCGGGCGGGTGCGGGTCACGATCGGCGGGACGCTGGACGTGCCCCGTGCCGACTGCCGCGAGGCGACCGACGCGCTGATGGATGCGATCGGTGCGCTGAGCGGGCAGGAGCGGGTCGACCGCTATTCACACAGGTCGGGGGCATGA
- the leuS gene encoding leucine--tRNA ligase, which produces MTQEQTEQATYDVVELQDKWRPIWEKLEPFKAGQREGAEKRYALTMFPYPSGDLHMGHAEVTALHDVLARYWWLKGFDVLNPIGWDSFGLPAENAAIKRNENPAGWTYANIETQAESFKRYGISFDWSRRLHTSDPEYYKWTQWIFLKLYEAGLAYRKKSPVNWCPNDQTVLANEQVVNGECERCGAVVTKRDLTQWYFRTTAYAEELYNGLDQLQDSWIGKVVNMQRNWIGRSEGAHVDFEISLTDGAKKSVTVFTTRPDTLYGATFMVVAADADLAAEIVAPERRGDLETYVEDVRKATDIDRLATDRPKTGVDLGVTATNPVTGEQIPVWAADYVLADYGTGAVMAVPAHDQRDLDFAKAFSLPVRRVVDVLGADNPEETYVATAGDGAYVNSAVLEGVADKAAGIHKIIEKLEAEGHGKGTINYRLRDWLLSRQRYWGAPIPIIHCPVDGEVPVPEAELPVQLPELKGADLKPKGVSPLAAASEWVNVTCPTCGGPATRDSDTMDTFVDSSWYFLRYLSSTDESQAFSSEAAREWGPVDFYLGGDEHAVLHLLYSRFFTKALRDIGLIDWDEPFSAYLSQGKVINGGKKMSKSLGNGVNLSDVLEEFGVDATRLTLVFASPPEDNIDWADVSPGGSAKFLQRAWRLAGDVTSSPGADVSGGDVALRRTTHKTIAEAEQLIESYRFNVVVARVMELVNATRKAIDSGCGPADPAVREAAETVAILLSLVAPYTAEEMWERLGHEPTVARVDWPIVDPALLVEDSVTAVVQIKGKVRARLEVSPSISEADLEAAALADPAIAGAIEGQTVRKVIVRAPKLVNIVV; this is translated from the coding sequence ATGACGCAGGAGCAGACCGAGCAGGCGACGTACGACGTCGTCGAGCTCCAGGACAAGTGGCGCCCCATCTGGGAGAAGCTGGAGCCGTTCAAGGCGGGCCAGCGCGAGGGGGCCGAGAAGCGCTACGCGCTGACGATGTTCCCCTACCCCTCCGGCGATCTCCACATGGGTCACGCCGAGGTGACCGCGCTGCACGACGTGCTGGCGCGCTACTGGTGGCTGAAGGGCTTCGACGTCCTCAACCCGATCGGCTGGGACTCCTTCGGCCTGCCCGCCGAGAACGCCGCGATCAAGCGCAACGAGAACCCCGCCGGCTGGACCTACGCCAACATCGAGACCCAGGCGGAGTCGTTCAAGCGCTACGGCATCTCCTTCGACTGGTCGCGCCGCCTGCACACCTCCGACCCGGAGTACTACAAGTGGACGCAGTGGATCTTCCTGAAGCTGTACGAGGCGGGGCTGGCCTACCGCAAGAAGTCGCCGGTCAACTGGTGCCCCAACGACCAGACCGTGCTGGCCAACGAGCAGGTCGTCAACGGCGAGTGCGAGCGCTGCGGTGCCGTCGTCACCAAGCGTGACCTGACGCAGTGGTACTTCCGCACCACGGCCTATGCCGAGGAGCTCTACAACGGCCTCGACCAGCTGCAGGACAGCTGGATCGGCAAGGTCGTCAACATGCAGCGCAACTGGATCGGCCGCTCCGAGGGTGCGCACGTCGACTTCGAGATCTCCCTGACGGATGGCGCGAAGAAGTCGGTCACCGTCTTCACGACCCGCCCCGACACGCTCTACGGCGCGACCTTCATGGTCGTCGCCGCCGATGCCGACCTGGCTGCCGAGATCGTCGCGCCCGAGCGCCGTGGCGACCTGGAGACGTACGTCGAGGACGTGCGCAAGGCCACCGACATCGACCGGCTGGCGACCGATCGCCCCAAGACCGGTGTCGACCTGGGCGTCACCGCGACCAACCCGGTCACCGGCGAGCAGATCCCGGTGTGGGCGGCCGACTACGTGCTGGCCGACTACGGCACCGGCGCGGTGATGGCCGTCCCGGCCCACGACCAGCGCGACCTCGACTTCGCCAAGGCGTTCTCGCTGCCGGTGCGCCGTGTCGTCGACGTGCTGGGTGCCGACAACCCCGAGGAGACGTACGTCGCGACCGCGGGTGACGGTGCGTACGTGAACTCGGCCGTGCTGGAGGGCGTCGCCGACAAGGCGGCCGGCATCCACAAGATCATCGAGAAGCTGGAGGCCGAGGGCCACGGCAAGGGCACGATCAACTACCGGCTGCGCGACTGGCTGCTCTCGCGGCAGCGCTACTGGGGTGCGCCGATCCCGATCATCCACTGCCCGGTCGACGGCGAGGTGCCGGTGCCCGAGGCCGAGCTGCCGGTGCAGCTGCCCGAGCTGAAGGGCGCCGACCTGAAGCCGAAGGGCGTCTCGCCGCTCGCGGCGGCCTCCGAGTGGGTCAACGTGACCTGCCCGACCTGCGGCGGCCCGGCGACGCGTGACTCGGACACGATGGACACCTTCGTGGACTCCTCGTGGTACTTCCTGCGCTACCTGTCCTCGACCGACGAGAGCCAGGCCTTCTCCTCCGAGGCGGCCCGCGAGTGGGGTCCGGTCGACTTCTACCTGGGCGGCGACGAGCATGCGGTGCTGCACCTGCTGTACTCGCGCTTCTTCACCAAGGCGCTGCGCGACATCGGCCTGATCGACTGGGACGAGCCGTTCTCGGCCTACCTCTCGCAGGGCAAGGTCATCAACGGCGGCAAGAAGATGTCGAAGTCGCTGGGCAACGGCGTCAACCTGAGCGACGTGCTCGAGGAGTTCGGCGTCGACGCGACCCGGCTGACCCTGGTCTTCGCCTCCCCGCCAGAGGACAACATCGACTGGGCAGACGTCTCGCCCGGTGGCTCGGCGAAGTTCCTGCAGCGGGCCTGGCGGCTGGCGGGCGACGTGACGTCTTCGCCGGGAGCGGATGTGTCTGGTGGGGACGTGGCGCTGCGGCGTACGACTCACAAGACCATCGCCGAGGCCGAGCAGCTGATCGAGTCCTACCGGTTCAACGTGGTCGTGGCTCGGGTGATGGAGCTGGTCAACGCCACCCGGAAGGCGATCGACTCCGGTTGCGGACCGGCCGACCCCGCCGTACGCGAGGCCGCCGAGACGGTCGCGATCCTGCTCTCCCTGGTCGCGCCCTACACGGCCGAGGAGATGTGGGAGCGCCTGGGCCACGAGCCCACGGTCGCCCGCGTCGACTGGCCGATCGTCGACCCCGCGCTGCTGGTCGAGGACTCGGTGACTGCGGTCGTGCAGATCAAGGGCAAGGTGCGTGCGCGCCTGGAGGTCTCCCCGTCGATCTCCGAGGCCGACCTCGAGGCAGCCGCGCTGGCCGACCCCGCGATCGCCGGTGCGATCGAAGGGCAGACCGTGCGCAAGGTCATCGTCCGCGCTCCCAAGCTCGTCAACATCGTCGTCTGA
- a CDS encoding TetR/AcrR family transcriptional regulator, with translation MDVRSRLVDSGVELLERDGLQSLTLRTIARAAGVSHGAPRHHFPTYAALLAAIAREGITDLDERLSPALTDPDAAVAIRTAAAAYVAFATERPEMFALITRHDLLEGAGGHLRKTTGRWIAALHTRLSEARKAPIDLEDTAALWASVHGLATLTSRRSAEPVADVDPSATLARVLDLHLRP, from the coding sequence ATGGATGTACGCAGCCGCCTCGTCGACAGCGGAGTCGAGCTCCTCGAGCGTGACGGCCTCCAGTCGCTGACCCTGCGCACCATCGCCCGCGCGGCCGGGGTCTCCCACGGCGCCCCCAGACACCACTTCCCCACGTACGCCGCGCTGCTAGCCGCGATCGCGCGCGAAGGCATCACCGACCTCGACGAGCGCCTCTCGCCCGCACTCACCGACCCCGATGCGGCAGTCGCGATCCGCACCGCCGCCGCGGCGTACGTCGCCTTCGCCACCGAGCGCCCGGAGATGTTCGCGCTGATCACCCGCCACGATCTCCTCGAGGGCGCGGGCGGTCACCTGCGCAAGACCACAGGACGCTGGATCGCGGCCCTGCACACCCGCCTGTCCGAGGCGCGCAAGGCACCGATCGACCTGGAGGACACGGCCGCCCTGTGGGCGAGCGTCCACGGGCTGGCGACCCTGACCAGCCGCCGCAGCGCCGAGCCGGTCGCCGACGTCGACCCCTCGGCGACCCTGGCCCGCGTCCTGGACCTCCACCTGCGCCCGTGA
- a CDS encoding helix-hairpin-helix domain-containing protein, with translation MRTRPTSEHADAVARRLEQLRAELEPPDDEVDDGEDDGEDWQPSWWDGAAPAAPVATEADADTDTAELDPLVPVPGRHASRREVTISPDAVLPEPLRGRVSLGPWHLVIVSLVLVAGLALACWWMIRSDPEVVPAARAAPSASPMVALPTGSAAPGSVAATPTAGASAGTVTVDVEGKVPKPGIVVLPVGSRVVDAVEAAGGSSHKHLAGLNLAALLTDGQQIVVGAPSGAGPGGGAAPGAAASAAGAPAPGGARVSLNAASMQELETLPGVGPVTAQAIIDWRTSNGSFTSVDELLEVDGIGPKTMASLEPLVTL, from the coding sequence ATGCGCACCCGACCGACTTCCGAACACGCTGATGCCGTCGCCCGACGCCTCGAGCAGCTGCGGGCCGAGCTCGAACCGCCGGACGACGAGGTCGACGATGGTGAAGACGACGGGGAAGACTGGCAGCCGTCGTGGTGGGACGGGGCGGCCCCGGCGGCTCCGGTGGCGACGGAGGCCGACGCCGACACGGACACCGCTGAGCTGGACCCGCTCGTGCCTGTGCCTGGGCGGCATGCGTCGCGACGCGAGGTCACGATCTCGCCCGACGCCGTGCTGCCGGAGCCGCTGCGTGGCCGAGTGAGTCTCGGGCCGTGGCACCTCGTGATCGTCTCGTTGGTGCTGGTCGCAGGGCTGGCGCTGGCCTGCTGGTGGATGATCCGGTCCGACCCGGAGGTGGTGCCGGCAGCGCGCGCGGCACCGTCGGCGTCACCGATGGTCGCGTTGCCGACAGGGTCTGCCGCGCCGGGAAGCGTGGCCGCGACACCAACTGCCGGGGCTTCGGCCGGCACGGTGACGGTCGACGTGGAGGGCAAGGTGCCCAAACCGGGCATCGTCGTGCTGCCGGTCGGCTCGCGGGTGGTCGACGCCGTCGAGGCCGCCGGCGGCTCCTCCCACAAGCATCTCGCCGGTCTCAATCTTGCTGCTCTGCTCACCGACGGACAGCAGATCGTGGTCGGGGCACCGAGCGGAGCCGGGCCCGGTGGCGGAGCGGCGCCGGGCGCGGCCGCGTCGGCTGCCGGGGCACCGGCCCCGGGTGGAGCCCGAGTGAGCCTCAACGCCGCCTCGATGCAGGAGCTGGAGACGCTGCCCGGAGTGGGGCCGGTGACGGCGCAGGCGATCATCGACTGGCGCACCAGCAACGGGTCCTTCACCTCCGTCGACGAGCTGCTCGAGGTCGACGGCATCGGTCCGAAGACCATGGCGAGCCTCGAGCCTCTGGTCACGTTGTGA
- a CDS encoding ComEC/Rec2 family competence protein codes for MKDLRLPLLGAAAWVGALTAPVIVAGGWRGTTLLVASTVVLGVGGGWALRRRHATALALVAMVIGAGLVAGLHAARVADNPVADLAEMKAQVRVVATVTTDPKEVVGEHATYQLRRASVREIRGRGAVYRLRTPVVVLGHEPWEEIPLGATVSTTGRLAPSDSHEESALLIAGEPRVVAGPGIWWRASDTLRSAIRQAVAHRPADQAALVPALVDGDDTGLSDDLADDFRTTGLTHLLAVSGTNLTLVVGFLLILARWVGVRGRGLYAIGVLGILGFIVLARTEPSVVRAAAMGAVGLLAMTHNGRQRALRGLGAAVVGLLLIDPGLATSVGFTLSVLATAGILLFGPPWRDALRRWMPRWCAEAIAVPAAAQLACTPVIAAISGQVSLVAVLANLLVEPAVAPATVLGLLGGMLGLVWDPLGMVAGTAATWCVAWIILIARSGAALPTAQVGWATGPVALAILVLVCAAIAFLAPRLLRHPVTGAAGCLVLLAVALVRLPTPGWPPPGWVLVMCDVGQGDALAVRTGPGSALVVDAGPDPALVDDCLDRLKVERVPLVVITHFHADHVNGVEGVFTGRRVDQLWTTRLQDPAEGVRILGESAAAAGVVPVPAPYGVTTTVGEVRIQVLWPTATSDTRGPGDGSTANDASVVLLVESHGLRLLLTGDIEPEGQDQLAGDIADLDIDVLKVPHHGSRYQDLDWLRTLRAQVALTSVGADNDYGHPASATVHGLEDDGAKVYRTDRDGSIAVVESGGEAAVVTQ; via the coding sequence GTGAAGGATCTTCGACTGCCGCTGCTCGGGGCGGCTGCCTGGGTCGGGGCGCTGACGGCGCCGGTGATCGTCGCCGGCGGGTGGCGGGGCACGACACTGCTGGTGGCATCCACCGTCGTGCTCGGCGTGGGCGGGGGATGGGCGCTTCGCCGACGTCACGCGACGGCGCTGGCGCTGGTCGCGATGGTCATCGGGGCTGGTCTCGTCGCGGGGCTGCACGCGGCCCGGGTGGCTGACAACCCGGTGGCCGACCTCGCCGAGATGAAGGCCCAGGTGCGGGTGGTCGCCACCGTCACCACCGACCCGAAGGAGGTGGTCGGCGAGCATGCTACCTATCAGCTCCGGCGGGCCAGCGTGCGCGAGATCAGGGGCCGCGGGGCGGTCTACCGGCTGCGCACTCCGGTGGTCGTGCTCGGGCATGAGCCCTGGGAGGAGATCCCGCTCGGGGCGACGGTCTCGACAACGGGACGGCTGGCGCCGAGCGACTCCCACGAGGAGTCCGCGCTGCTGATCGCGGGCGAGCCACGCGTGGTCGCCGGGCCGGGCATCTGGTGGCGGGCCTCAGACACGCTGCGCAGCGCCATCCGGCAGGCGGTGGCGCATCGGCCCGCTGACCAGGCCGCCCTGGTTCCGGCCCTGGTCGACGGCGACGACACGGGACTCTCCGACGACCTCGCCGACGACTTCCGCACCACCGGGCTCACCCACCTCTTGGCGGTCTCGGGCACCAATCTGACCCTGGTCGTGGGATTCCTGCTCATCCTCGCCCGCTGGGTCGGGGTGCGGGGGAGAGGACTGTATGCGATCGGGGTGCTCGGCATCCTCGGCTTCATCGTGCTCGCGCGCACCGAGCCGAGCGTGGTGCGCGCCGCCGCGATGGGCGCGGTCGGGCTGCTGGCGATGACCCACAACGGGCGCCAACGGGCGCTGCGCGGCCTCGGCGCCGCGGTGGTCGGGCTCCTGCTGATCGACCCGGGGCTGGCGACCTCGGTCGGGTTCACGCTCTCGGTGCTCGCCACCGCGGGCATCCTGCTCTTCGGTCCGCCGTGGCGGGACGCGCTACGCCGCTGGATGCCGCGATGGTGTGCGGAGGCGATCGCCGTCCCGGCGGCCGCCCAGCTCGCGTGCACGCCGGTGATCGCCGCCATCTCCGGGCAGGTCAGCCTGGTCGCCGTGCTCGCCAACCTGCTCGTCGAGCCGGCCGTCGCGCCGGCAACGGTGCTCGGCCTGCTCGGGGGCATGCTCGGGCTGGTGTGGGATCCGCTCGGGATGGTCGCCGGCACGGCCGCCACCTGGTGCGTCGCCTGGATCATCCTCATCGCCCGCTCCGGTGCTGCGCTGCCCACCGCGCAGGTCGGCTGGGCGACGGGTCCGGTCGCCCTGGCGATCCTGGTCCTGGTCTGCGCGGCGATCGCCTTCCTGGCCCCGCGCCTTCTGCGGCATCCGGTCACGGGGGCGGCCGGATGCCTGGTGCTGCTCGCGGTCGCGCTGGTGCGGCTGCCGACCCCAGGATGGCCGCCGCCGGGCTGGGTGCTGGTGATGTGCGACGTCGGTCAAGGAGACGCGCTGGCGGTGCGTACGGGGCCGGGAAGCGCACTGGTCGTCGACGCCGGGCCCGATCCTGCCCTCGTCGACGACTGCCTGGATCGGTTGAAGGTCGAGCGGGTCCCGCTCGTGGTGATCACCCACTTCCATGCGGACCACGTCAACGGCGTGGAGGGCGTTTTCACCGGGCGACGTGTCGACCAGCTCTGGACCACGCGCCTCCAGGATCCCGCCGAGGGCGTGCGGATCCTCGGCGAGAGCGCCGCGGCCGCGGGTGTGGTGCCCGTTCCTGCTCCCTACGGGGTGACGACGACCGTCGGCGAGGTCCGGATCCAGGTGCTCTGGCCGACGGCGACCTCCGACACCCGTGGCCCCGGGGACGGCTCGACGGCCAACGACGCCAGTGTCGTGCTGCTCGTCGAGTCGCACGGTCTGCGGCTGCTGCTGACTGGTGACATCGAGCCGGAGGGGCAGGACCAGCTCGCCGGCGACATCGCCGATCTGGACATCGACGTGCTCAAGGTGCCCCACCACGGCTCGCGCTATCAGGACCTCGACTGGCTGCGTACGCTGCGAGCGCAGGTGGCGCTCACCTCGGTCGGAGCCGACAACGACTACGGCCACCCGGCCTCGGCCACCGTCCACGGCCTCGAGGACGACGGCGCGAAGGTCTACCGCACCGATCGCGACGGATCGATCGCGGTCGTCGAGTCGGGAGGTGAGGCCGCCGTGGTGACGCAGTGA
- a CDS encoding aminotransferase class V-fold PLP-dependent enzyme, giving the protein MPLLPLVGSATQVPLLDGTTTTYANLDVAASAPALQSVAARVAEVLPWYASVHRGAGYLSQVSTALYEQSRQQIGAYVSARDDDVTVITRNTTDAVNLLAGCVPGRVLVLDIEHHANLLPWRRVASGVSVVEGRDSLAGAVAVLADELARDSYALVAITGASNVTGETLPVGEIVTLAHAHGARVFVDGAQLLAHRRFSLAATGADYVAFSGHKLYAPYGAGALVGRRDWLDVGTPYLAGGGAVDDVEVGETTWQPAPARHEGGSPNVVGAAALAAACAALDAVDPVELDRHEAALRGRLVAGLTALDGVDVIRLWPAEAEPEAIGRAVEELAEPVGVVTFTVRGIEPGRVAAYLSAEHGLGVRDGRFCAQPLLKRLGLSAGAVRASIGVGTSVADVDRLIAGVRSLLAGDVTGDYVLEAGVWTLAEDPRPIVGPAGLSRLADTAGSCGAAV; this is encoded by the coding sequence ATGCCCCTGCTCCCGCTCGTCGGTTCCGCGACCCAGGTCCCGCTGCTGGACGGCACCACGACGACCTACGCCAACCTCGATGTCGCCGCCTCGGCGCCGGCTCTGCAGAGCGTGGCCGCCCGGGTGGCCGAGGTGCTGCCCTGGTATGCCTCGGTCCACCGCGGGGCCGGCTATCTCTCCCAGGTCTCCACGGCGCTCTACGAGCAGTCCCGCCAGCAGATCGGCGCCTACGTCAGTGCTCGCGACGACGACGTCACCGTCATCACCCGCAACACCACCGACGCGGTGAACCTGCTGGCCGGGTGCGTGCCCGGCCGGGTGCTCGTGCTCGACATCGAGCACCACGCCAACCTGCTCCCGTGGCGCCGTGTCGCGTCGGGGGTGAGCGTGGTCGAGGGGCGCGACAGCCTTGCCGGCGCCGTCGCGGTGCTCGCCGACGAGCTCGCCCGCGACAGCTATGCCCTCGTCGCGATCACCGGCGCTTCCAACGTCACCGGCGAGACGCTGCCGGTCGGCGAGATCGTCACCCTGGCCCATGCCCACGGCGCCCGGGTCTTCGTCGACGGCGCCCAGCTGCTCGCCCACCGCCGCTTCTCGCTCGCCGCCACGGGTGCCGACTACGTCGCGTTCTCCGGCCACAAGCTCTATGCGCCGTACGGTGCGGGGGCTCTCGTCGGCCGCCGCGACTGGCTCGACGTCGGCACGCCCTACCTCGCGGGCGGGGGAGCGGTCGACGACGTCGAGGTGGGGGAGACCACCTGGCAGCCCGCGCCCGCGCGCCACGAGGGTGGCTCGCCCAACGTCGTCGGCGCGGCCGCGCTGGCCGCTGCGTGTGCGGCGCTCGACGCTGTCGACCCGGTCGAGCTCGACCGTCACGAGGCCGCGCTGAGAGGTCGTCTCGTCGCCGGGCTCACCGCCCTCGACGGCGTCGACGTGATCCGGCTGTGGCCTGCCGAAGCGGAGCCCGAGGCAATCGGCAGGGCAGTGGAGGAGCTCGCGGAGCCGGTCGGCGTCGTGACGTTCACGGTGCGGGGCATCGAGCCGGGCCGGGTCGCGGCCTATCTCTCCGCCGAGCACGGCCTGGGCGTACGTGACGGTCGCTTCTGTGCGCAGCCGCTCCTCAAGCGCCTCGGGTTGAGCGCGGGCGCCGTGCGGGCGAGCATCGGCGTCGGCACCTCGGTCGCCGACGTCGACCGGCTGATCGCCGGCGTACGCTCCCTGCTCGCGGGCGACGTCACGGGTGACTACGTGCTCGAGGCCGGAGTCTGGACGCTGGCCGAGGACCCACGCCCGATCGTCGGGCCGGCCGGTCTCTCGCGGCTCGCCGACACCGCGGGCTCCTGCGGCGCGGCGGTCTGA
- a CDS encoding lipoate--protein ligase family protein, translating to MSERVHGERKVRGGKLVVVDATVSAGRLIDVVLSGDFFLEPDEALGWLTAALEGQSADASLDELTASLDDAALEADLVGFGTRDVALAVLRALGRATTWDDLELEIVRTGPLEPAMQMALDEVIARQVAEGRRAPNLRFWDWASSAVVIGSYQSLANEVDAAAAERHGIEVVRRISGGGAMFIEPGNTITYSLAVPDTLVAGMTFQESYAFLDEWVLRGLRTVGIEAAYSGLNDIASPVGKIAGAAQKRVPGGVLHHVTMAYDIDADKMLEVLRIGREKMSDKGTRSASKRVDPIRSQTGLTREKVIEALLSEFEESFAATYVGLDQATIDEAAALVATKHGTREWRSRVP from the coding sequence GTGAGCGAACGAGTGCACGGTGAGCGGAAGGTGCGTGGCGGCAAGCTGGTCGTCGTCGACGCCACGGTCTCCGCAGGCAGGCTGATCGATGTCGTCCTCTCGGGCGACTTCTTCCTGGAGCCCGACGAGGCGCTGGGGTGGCTGACGGCGGCGCTGGAGGGGCAGTCGGCCGACGCGTCCCTCGACGAGCTGACCGCATCCCTCGACGATGCCGCGCTCGAGGCGGACCTGGTCGGGTTCGGCACCCGCGACGTCGCGCTGGCGGTGCTGCGGGCGCTGGGTCGGGCCACGACCTGGGACGACCTCGAGCTGGAGATCGTCCGGACCGGCCCGCTGGAGCCGGCGATGCAGATGGCTCTCGACGAGGTCATCGCCCGCCAGGTCGCCGAGGGCCGTCGTGCGCCCAACCTGAGGTTCTGGGACTGGGCGAGCAGCGCTGTCGTGATCGGCAGCTACCAGTCGCTGGCCAACGAGGTCGACGCGGCCGCCGCCGAGCGTCACGGCATCGAGGTCGTACGCCGCATCTCGGGCGGCGGCGCGATGTTCATCGAGCCCGGCAACACGATCACCTACAGTCTCGCCGTGCCCGACACGCTCGTGGCCGGGATGACCTTCCAGGAGTCGTACGCGTTCCTCGACGAGTGGGTGCTTCGCGGCCTGCGCACGGTCGGGATCGAGGCGGCCTACTCCGGTCTCAACGACATCGCCTCGCCGGTCGGCAAGATCGCCGGTGCCGCCCAGAAGCGGGTGCCGGGCGGGGTGCTGCACCACGTGACGATGGCCTACGACATCGATGCCGACAAGATGCTCGAGGTGCTCCGGATCGGTCGGGAGAAGATGTCCGACAAGGGCACCCGGAGCGCGTCCAAGCGTGTCGACCCGATCCGGTCCCAGACCGGACTGACCCGGGAGAAGGTCATCGAGGCGCTGCTGAGCGAGTTCGAGGAGAGCTTCGCGGCGACGTACGTCGGGCTCGACCAGGCCACGATCGACGAGGCCGCGGCGCTGGTGGCGACCAAGCACGGCACGCGGGAGTGGCGCTCGCGGGTGCCCTAA